The following proteins come from a genomic window of Streptomyces sp. GS7:
- a CDS encoding WXG100 family type VII secretion target has protein sequence MNINGWIDGKVLETLQAFGVELPGGNGDTLRSIARAWDTMGTELAHRVKAIDTAIDAVDKQGWHGAARDAFEKHWRDQKKTITDIANNFHHVADGLREFADEIDKINEEIIDICVQIAEMELLGVALSAFTGFVSDLVANTAVAAKVAKIVDLVKLFTSAAEKVAALLERFGMMSAKGAEALSALARFGAKFLAKGAESFATNFVADSGSLMLNQALTGQPVTVGEDFRTAGKEAAGTAVFTAGGASLAEGANLTGRFGRVLSGEGRAGNAANGAVGNIAGGLTADVWDGKDIETIAWDAGTNASTGALGNAAGDVHFGNQEGHSLGGREVAQHHQYKDTLYRDGFGTGLNTGIYEGGSGIESDMQDLPKKPRRGRVTRARWASRRDLGGGRTH, from the coding sequence GTGAACATCAACGGCTGGATCGACGGCAAGGTCCTGGAGACCCTCCAGGCGTTCGGTGTGGAACTCCCCGGCGGCAACGGCGACACGCTCCGCTCGATCGCCCGTGCCTGGGACACCATGGGCACCGAACTGGCCCATCGCGTAAAGGCCATCGACACCGCCATCGACGCTGTCGACAAGCAGGGTTGGCACGGCGCGGCCCGCGACGCCTTCGAGAAGCACTGGCGGGACCAGAAGAAGACCATCACCGACATCGCGAACAACTTCCACCATGTCGCCGACGGGTTGCGGGAGTTCGCGGACGAGATCGACAAGATCAACGAAGAGATCATCGACATCTGCGTCCAGATCGCGGAGATGGAGTTGCTCGGCGTCGCGCTGTCCGCCTTCACTGGTTTCGTCTCCGACCTCGTCGCCAATACGGCCGTGGCCGCGAAGGTCGCCAAGATCGTGGACCTGGTCAAGCTGTTCACCTCGGCGGCGGAGAAGGTGGCGGCTCTGTTGGAGCGCTTCGGCATGATGAGCGCCAAGGGCGCAGAAGCGCTTTCCGCGTTGGCCCGATTCGGCGCCAAGTTCCTCGCGAAGGGAGCGGAGAGCTTCGCCACGAACTTCGTCGCCGACTCGGGCAGCCTGATGCTCAACCAGGCGCTCACCGGTCAGCCGGTGACGGTGGGCGAAGATTTCCGCACCGCCGGTAAGGAAGCCGCGGGCACGGCCGTGTTCACTGCGGGCGGGGCATCGCTGGCGGAGGGCGCCAATCTGACGGGCCGCTTCGGAAGGGTGCTCAGCGGCGAGGGCCGGGCCGGCAACGCCGCCAATGGTGCGGTCGGCAACATCGCGGGTGGTCTCACTGCTGACGTATGGGACGGTAAGGACATCGAGACCATAGCGTGGGATGCGGGAACGAACGCCTCTACCGGCGCCCTCGGAAATGCCGCCGGTGATGTCCACTTCGGGAACCAGGAGGGACACAGCCTCGGAGGCCGGGAAGTGGCTCAACACCACCAGTACAAGGACACGCTGTACCGAGACGGCTTCGGCACCGGCCTCAACACGGGGATTTACGAGGGGGGTTCCGGGATCGAGTCGGACATGCAGGACCTGCCAAAGAAGCCGAGAAGGGGGAGAGTGACCCGTGCCCGGTGGGCCTCACGGCGTGACCTTGGCGGCGGTCGTACACATTGA
- a CDS encoding type VII secretion target has translation MTGQYGVEPTALTDLAGKFDLQAEDLADPIHAFAGTSAEVGEAFGALGACDGAMEKYQKLLAGTLEALSHLPEVFTGDAARLRINASNYQDADQVAIGHLQSAARVQWA, from the coding sequence ATGACTGGGCAATACGGTGTCGAGCCGACGGCGTTAACGGATCTGGCAGGCAAGTTCGACCTGCAAGCGGAGGATCTGGCCGACCCGATACATGCGTTCGCGGGGACGTCGGCCGAGGTGGGAGAGGCGTTCGGCGCTCTCGGCGCCTGCGATGGCGCGATGGAGAAGTACCAGAAGTTGCTGGCCGGCACGCTGGAGGCGCTGAGTCACCTTCCCGAGGTGTTCACCGGCGACGCCGCCCGGCTGCGGATCAACGCGTCGAACTACCAGGACGCGGACCAGGTCGCCATCGGCCACCTCCAGTCCGCGGCCCGGGTCCAGTGGGCGTGA
- a CDS encoding NAD(P)H-binding protein, producing the protein MIVVTGATGNIGRSLVARLLEEGAAVRALTRDPARAGLPERAEVVRADLGEETELTPLLTDADALFLNLAAGGGEAATRLIDAAAKAGVRRIVLNSSLSVTDTPADETNFIARNHAALERAVRDSGLEWTFLRGGNYATNALNWASAIRESGVVRDPHPGAQGVPVHEADLADVAAVALLDRTGAHRNQTYLLTGPESLTNAQQVAAIGEAIGRPTRVEQISEDEAAEAMSGPHFPVEAARELVRLFGQSVDAPLFPVSDAVERLTGHPARPFAQWARDHAGDFS; encoded by the coding sequence ATGATCGTGGTAACCGGAGCAACCGGCAACATCGGCCGCAGCCTTGTCGCCCGCCTCCTTGAGGAAGGCGCCGCCGTCCGCGCGCTGACCCGTGACCCGGCGCGGGCCGGACTCCCGGAGAGAGCCGAGGTGGTCCGCGCCGACCTCGGCGAGGAGACCGAACTCACTCCGCTCCTCACCGACGCCGACGCCCTCTTCCTCAACCTCGCGGCCGGTGGCGGCGAGGCCGCGACCCGGCTGATCGACGCCGCGGCCAAGGCCGGCGTCCGCCGTATCGTCCTCAACTCCTCCCTCTCGGTGACCGATACGCCCGCCGACGAGACCAACTTCATCGCCCGCAACCACGCCGCGCTGGAGCGCGCGGTACGCGACTCCGGCCTGGAGTGGACCTTCCTCCGCGGTGGCAACTACGCCACCAACGCACTCAATTGGGCCTCGGCCATCCGCGAGTCGGGCGTGGTCCGCGACCCGCACCCGGGCGCCCAGGGCGTCCCCGTCCACGAGGCCGACCTCGCGGACGTCGCCGCCGTCGCCCTCCTGGACCGCACCGGCGCCCACCGGAACCAGACCTACCTGCTGACCGGACCGGAGTCGCTCACCAACGCCCAGCAGGTCGCCGCCATCGGCGAGGCGATCGGCCGCCCGACCCGCGTGGAGCAGATCTCGGAGGATGAAGCCGCCGAGGCCATGTCCGGCCCCCACTTCCCGGTCGAAGCCGCCCGCGAACTCGTCCGCCTCTTCGGCCAGTCGGTCGACGCCCCCCTCTTCCCCGTCTCCGACGCCGTCGAGCGCCTCACCGGCCACCCGGCCCGCCCCTTCGCCCAGTGGGCCCGGGACCACGCGGGGGACTTTTCCTGA
- a CDS encoding LmeA family phospholipid-binding protein, whose product MRTPIRIASPSPIPAGQQSLNSRMPGGQDDPQGDTRELEKVNPYADLAALADPEPEPEPEYAAEYAAAPRRRSYLNERDESDDPLGLGLRADDEDEEWAPPNHRRTKRGISRFAAVPRTVKLLVALLVCAGILTLGDRFAVLYAQNKAEEEVKKALHLQARPEVDIKGFPFLTQVWDKRLDQVDVIIPNVAADRVSLAKVEASAKDIRLDGDLPTDIKGATIGAMHGSVLLAFDDMNRELGASQVKFSGMGTNGVRAVGELPIAGRTLRVHAEARIERNGDRGVSTDISQMQLDIGDVAVYRPGTGKDEGLRLTPKAAAEVSRQAAKVKAMLSIPAIAERIGIPKDYIDAALRSDDKLHELIGSPRFVHQLMQVNLVDVVTDHPWLLQKVGIDPKVLGALTGLTKPQIADRLSLSFQLPKTPGDVRLRNISVERDGIHVDLTGSDLPFGDAAKKPKKAD is encoded by the coding sequence ATGCGAACCCCCATACGCATAGCTTCACCCTCGCCGATACCCGCCGGTCAGCAGTCCCTCAATTCCCGTATGCCGGGCGGCCAGGACGACCCGCAGGGCGACACGAGAGAGCTGGAAAAGGTCAATCCGTACGCGGATCTGGCCGCCCTCGCGGATCCGGAGCCGGAGCCGGAGCCGGAATACGCCGCGGAGTACGCGGCGGCGCCCCGCCGGCGGTCGTATCTCAACGAGCGTGACGAGAGCGACGACCCGCTGGGTCTGGGGCTGCGCGCGGATGACGAGGACGAGGAGTGGGCGCCGCCCAACCACCGCCGGACGAAGCGCGGGATCAGCCGGTTCGCGGCCGTACCGCGCACCGTCAAGCTGCTGGTCGCGCTGCTGGTGTGCGCCGGAATCCTCACCCTCGGCGACCGGTTCGCCGTCCTCTACGCACAGAACAAGGCCGAGGAGGAGGTGAAGAAGGCGCTGCACCTCCAGGCCAGGCCGGAAGTCGACATCAAGGGGTTCCCCTTCCTCACCCAGGTGTGGGACAAGCGGCTGGACCAGGTGGACGTCATCATCCCGAACGTCGCCGCGGACCGCGTCTCGCTGGCGAAGGTCGAGGCGAGCGCGAAGGACATCCGGCTGGACGGGGATCTGCCGACCGACATCAAGGGCGCCACCATCGGTGCCATGCACGGCAGTGTGCTGCTGGCCTTCGATGACATGAACCGCGAACTCGGCGCCTCCCAGGTGAAGTTCAGCGGAATGGGGACGAACGGCGTCCGGGCGGTCGGCGAACTGCCCATCGCGGGCCGCACCTTGCGCGTTCATGCCGAGGCACGTATTGAGCGCAACGGTGACCGGGGAGTCTCCACGGACATCAGCCAGATGCAGCTCGACATCGGCGATGTCGCCGTCTACCGGCCGGGCACCGGAAAGGACGAGGGGCTGCGGCTGACCCCCAAGGCCGCCGCCGAGGTCAGCCGGCAGGCCGCCAAGGTGAAGGCGATGCTGAGCATTCCGGCCATCGCGGAACGCATCGGGATCCCGAAGGACTACATCGACGCGGCGCTGCGCAGCGACGACAAGCTGCACGAGCTGATCGGGTCGCCACGCTTCGTCCACCAGCTGATGCAGGTCAACCTCGTCGACGTGGTGACGGACCACCCCTGGCTGCTGCAGAAGGTCGGCATCGACCCGAAGGTGCTCGGCGCGCTGACCGGTCTGACCAAGCCGCAGATCGCCGACCGGCTGTCGCTCTCCTTCCAGCTCCCGAAGACACCGGGCGACGTCCGGCTGCGGAACATCTCCGTGGAACGCGACGGCATCCACGTCGATCTGACGGGGTCGGACCTGCCGTTCGGCGATGCGGCGAAGAAGCCGAAGAAGGCCGATTAG
- a CDS encoding HAMP domain-containing sensor histidine kinase, with product MSATGEPNGPDGTRRSWVGLTRYHQLPLRSRLALLTAVAVAFAVALSAAACWLITRDRLTEQLDTTLSTVDVNSDYVQALSARCVTGTLPNVRFQPTPYTIQLVTPSGYVCTSPDKWQIPAQHKDEAVADGRLASAVHTTRDVNGTEMRVSTVPYRGPGTDIQGNHLAISVAAPMDQVTDPLYQLALVLLVVAGVGVLGAATAGLWVARAGLKPVDRLTDAVEHVARTQDLTIRIPTDGEDEIARLSRSFNAMTAALAASRELQQQLIADAGHELRTPLTSLRTNIDLLERSERSGRQIPAADKAALLTSVKAQMGELAALIGDLQVLSRPPENGFGAPSAAVRVVALHDVVGSALERARLRGPSLAITADLDPWFVRAEPAALERAVVNLLDNAVKFSPSGGTVEVRLKSGALTVRDHGPGIPEDELPHVFERFWRSPSARSLPGSGLGLSIVARTAEQAGGGVRLRNAPGGGTEALLTMPGAATPPPATPGEEPGEA from the coding sequence ATGAGCGCCACCGGCGAGCCGAACGGGCCGGACGGCACCCGCCGTTCCTGGGTCGGCCTGACCCGCTACCACCAACTGCCGCTGCGCTCCCGCCTGGCGCTGCTCACCGCGGTCGCGGTCGCCTTCGCGGTGGCCCTGTCGGCCGCCGCCTGCTGGCTGATCACCCGCGACCGGCTCACCGAACAGCTCGACACGACGCTGAGCACCGTCGACGTGAACTCCGACTACGTCCAGGCGCTCAGCGCCCGCTGCGTCACCGGAACGCTGCCCAACGTCCGCTTCCAGCCCACCCCGTACACCATCCAGTTGGTGACCCCGTCCGGCTATGTCTGCACCTCGCCGGACAAGTGGCAGATCCCCGCCCAGCACAAGGACGAGGCGGTCGCCGACGGGCGGCTGGCCAGCGCCGTGCACACCACCAGGGACGTGAACGGCACCGAGATGCGGGTCTCGACCGTCCCCTACCGCGGGCCGGGCACCGACATCCAGGGCAACCACCTGGCGATCTCCGTGGCCGCGCCGATGGATCAGGTCACCGATCCGCTCTACCAGCTCGCGCTGGTGCTGCTGGTCGTCGCCGGGGTCGGGGTGCTGGGCGCCGCCACCGCCGGCCTGTGGGTGGCCCGCGCGGGCCTCAAGCCGGTGGACCGGCTGACCGACGCCGTCGAGCACGTCGCCCGCACGCAGGACCTGACCATCCGTATCCCCACGGACGGCGAGGACGAGATCGCCCGCCTCTCCCGGTCCTTCAACGCCATGACCGCCGCACTGGCCGCCTCCCGCGAACTCCAGCAGCAGCTGATCGCCGACGCCGGTCACGAACTCCGTACGCCGCTGACCTCCCTCCGCACCAACATCGACCTCCTGGAGCGCAGCGAACGCTCCGGCCGGCAGATCCCGGCGGCCGACAAGGCGGCCCTGCTGACGTCGGTCAAGGCCCAGATGGGCGAGCTGGCCGCCCTCATCGGCGACCTCCAGGTGCTCTCCCGCCCGCCCGAGAACGGTTTCGGCGCCCCCTCGGCGGCCGTCCGCGTCGTGGCGCTCCACGACGTCGTCGGCTCCGCCCTCGAACGCGCCCGGCTGCGCGGCCCGTCGCTGGCCATCACCGCCGACCTCGACCCCTGGTTCGTACGCGCCGAACCGGCCGCACTGGAGCGCGCGGTGGTCAACCTCCTCGACAACGCGGTCAAGTTCAGCCCGTCCGGCGGCACGGTCGAGGTCCGGCTGAAGAGCGGCGCGCTGACGGTGCGGGACCACGGCCCCGGCATCCCCGAGGACGAGCTCCCGCACGTCTTCGAGCGCTTCTGGCGCTCCCCCTCCGCCCGCAGCCTCCCCGGCAGCGGTCTGGGCCTGTCCATCGTGGCCCGCACGGCGGAACAGGCGGGCGGCGGCGTGCGCCTGCGCAACGCACCGGGCGGCGGTACGGAGGCCCTGCTGACCATGCCGGGAGCGGCCACTCCGCCACCGGCGACACCGGGGGAGGAGCCGGGGGAGGCGTAG
- a CDS encoding response regulator transcription factor — translation MSPAEHGDHPARILIVDDEPAVREALQRSLAFEGYGTEQAVDGLDAVEKVAAYDPELIVLDVLMPRMDGLTAARRLRANGVTVPILMLTARDTVGDRVTGLDAGADDYLVKPFELDELLARIRALLRRSSYAAAAGATPPDESELLTFADLRMNLGTREVVRGSRPVELTRTEFTLLEMFLAHPRQVLTREQILKAVWGFDFEPTSNSLDVYVMYLRRKTEAGGEPRLVHTVRGVGYVLRLDGGAE, via the coding sequence ATGAGCCCCGCCGAGCACGGTGATCACCCCGCCCGCATCCTGATCGTCGACGACGAGCCCGCGGTCCGCGAGGCCCTGCAGCGCTCGCTCGCCTTCGAGGGGTACGGCACGGAGCAGGCGGTCGACGGCCTGGACGCGGTGGAGAAGGTCGCCGCGTACGACCCCGAACTGATCGTGCTGGACGTGCTCATGCCCCGGATGGACGGGCTCACGGCCGCCCGCCGGCTGCGGGCGAACGGGGTGACCGTACCGATCCTGATGCTGACCGCCCGGGACACCGTCGGCGACCGGGTCACCGGTCTGGACGCCGGCGCCGACGACTACCTCGTCAAGCCCTTCGAGCTGGACGAGCTGCTGGCCCGGATCCGCGCGCTGCTCCGCCGCAGCTCGTACGCGGCGGCGGCCGGCGCCACCCCGCCCGACGAGAGCGAGCTGCTGACCTTCGCCGACCTGCGGATGAACCTGGGCACCCGCGAGGTCGTCCGCGGCAGCCGGCCCGTCGAGCTGACCCGCACCGAATTCACCCTGCTGGAGATGTTCCTGGCCCATCCGCGCCAGGTCCTCACCCGCGAACAGATCCTGAAAGCCGTATGGGGCTTCGACTTCGAACCGACCTCCAACTCCCTCGACGTGTACGTGATGTATCTGCGCCGCAAGACCGAAGCGGGCGGCGAGCCGCGGCTCGTCCACACCGTCCGTGGAGTCGGCTACGTTCTTCGCTTGGACGGCGGCGCGGAATGA
- a CDS encoding S1C family serine protease translates to MTESYRRSGDEMPQDRPYAYGTEYGSTPGGTQGADQGRMYAGAGEPGAVPPPPPYTPGYSDAGDAGAAEPRRRARRPIALIAAVALASGLIGGGSAALIAGATQNGAQSSGASTPLVNAGQNSGGGVAGVAKAVSPAIVEIKARSAGGESTGSGVVITGSGEIITNNHVVSGVPKVTVTFSDGSRKTATVVGTDPAKDLALIKVQGASGLTHATLGDSGKLAVGDPVVAIGSPEGLTGSVTSGIVSALNRDVTVPKESGQGQDQGQGQGGGFGGGRGGWPFEFGGNQYNGDTGSSKTSYKAIQTDAALNPGNSGGALINLQGQIIGINSAMYSPSSSDSSQAGSVGLGFAIPINTVKADLASLRGGGSGGGNSGV, encoded by the coding sequence ATGACCGAGAGCTACCGCCGCAGCGGCGATGAGATGCCCCAGGACCGGCCGTACGCATACGGCACCGAGTACGGCAGCACGCCCGGCGGCACCCAGGGCGCCGACCAGGGCCGGATGTACGCCGGCGCCGGCGAGCCGGGCGCCGTACCGCCGCCCCCGCCGTACACCCCGGGGTACTCGGACGCGGGCGACGCCGGGGCGGCCGAGCCGCGGCGCCGGGCCCGCCGGCCGATCGCGCTGATCGCGGCGGTGGCGCTGGCCTCCGGTCTCATCGGCGGCGGCAGCGCGGCGCTGATAGCCGGCGCCACGCAGAACGGTGCCCAGTCCAGCGGCGCCTCCACCCCGCTCGTCAACGCCGGGCAGAACTCCGGCGGCGGCGTCGCCGGGGTCGCCAAGGCGGTCAGCCCGGCCATCGTGGAGATCAAGGCGAGGTCGGCGGGCGGCGAGTCCACCGGCTCGGGCGTGGTCATCACCGGCAGCGGCGAGATCATCACCAACAACCACGTGGTGTCCGGCGTCCCCAAGGTGACCGTCACCTTCAGCGACGGCAGCCGGAAGACCGCGACGGTCGTCGGCACCGACCCCGCCAAGGACCTGGCGCTGATCAAGGTCCAGGGCGCGAGCGGCCTGACCCACGCCACGCTCGGAGACTCCGGCAAGCTCGCGGTCGGCGACCCGGTGGTGGCGATCGGCTCGCCCGAGGGCCTGACCGGCTCGGTGACCAGCGGCATCGTCTCCGCGCTCAACCGCGATGTGACCGTCCCCAAGGAGAGCGGCCAGGGCCAGGACCAGGGACAGGGGCAGGGCGGCGGCTTCGGCGGCGGCCGGGGCGGCTGGCCGTTCGAGTTCGGCGGCAACCAGTACAACGGCGACACCGGCTCGTCCAAGACCTCGTACAAGGCGATACAGACCGACGCCGCGCTCAACCCCGGCAACTCCGGCGGTGCCCTGATCAACCTCCAGGGGCAGATCATCGGCATCAACTCGGCGATGTACTCCCCGAGTTCGTCGGACAGCAGCCAGGCGGGCAGCGTCGGCCTCGGCTTCGCCATACCGATCAACACGGTCAAGGCCGACCTGGCCTCCCTGCGCGGCGGCGGCAGCGGCGGCGGCAACAGCGGGGTCTGA
- a CDS encoding LacI family DNA-binding transcriptional regulator gives MAKVTRDDVAKLAGTSTAVVSYVINNGPRPVAPATRERVLAAIKELGYRPDRVAQAMASRRTDLIGLIVPDTRQPFFAEMAHAVEQAASERGKMVLVGNANYIDEREVHYLRAFLGMRVSGLILISQGPSEHAAAEIDAWDARVVLLHRRPDAIDDVAVMTDDIWGAQLATRHLLEHGHPYVAFLGGTEETPKSGDPVTDHVEGWRRAMLESGKSPEGRYFEAPYNRYDAYEVALRVLAGPDRPPAIMCATDDQAIGVLRAARELRIDVPGELAVAGFDDVKEAALTDPPLTTVASDRQAMARAAVDLVLDDGLRVVGSRRERLRQFPSRLVVRRSCGCGS, from the coding sequence GTGGCCAAGGTGACGAGGGATGACGTAGCAAAACTGGCGGGGACATCCACCGCCGTTGTCAGTTACGTCATCAACAACGGACCAAGGCCGGTCGCCCCGGCCACGCGCGAGCGGGTGCTCGCCGCCATCAAGGAGCTCGGCTACCGGCCCGACCGGGTCGCGCAGGCGATGGCGTCCCGGCGTACGGACCTCATAGGTCTGATCGTGCCGGACACCCGGCAGCCGTTCTTCGCGGAGATGGCGCACGCCGTCGAGCAGGCCGCCTCCGAGCGCGGAAAGATGGTGCTGGTCGGCAACGCCAACTACATCGACGAGCGCGAGGTGCACTATCTGCGCGCGTTCCTCGGGATGCGGGTCTCCGGCCTGATCCTGATCAGCCAGGGGCCCAGTGAGCACGCCGCCGCCGAGATCGACGCCTGGGACGCCCGGGTGGTGCTCCTGCACCGGCGGCCGGACGCCATCGACGACGTCGCGGTGATGACGGACGACATCTGGGGCGCGCAGCTGGCGACCCGGCATCTGCTGGAGCACGGCCATCCGTACGTGGCCTTCCTGGGCGGTACGGAGGAGACGCCGAAGTCCGGCGACCCGGTCACCGACCACGTGGAGGGCTGGCGGCGGGCCATGCTGGAGTCCGGGAAGTCGCCGGAGGGCCGCTACTTCGAGGCCCCGTACAACCGCTATGACGCCTACGAGGTCGCGCTGCGGGTGCTGGCCGGGCCGGACCGGCCGCCGGCCATCATGTGCGCCACCGACGACCAGGCGATCGGCGTGCTGCGGGCCGCCCGCGAGCTGCGGATCGACGTACCGGGTGAGCTGGCGGTCGCGGGCTTCGACGATGTGAAGGAGGCCGCGCTCACCGATCCGCCGCTGACCACGGTCGCCTCGGACCGGCAGGCGATGGCGCGGGCGGCGGTCGACCTGGTGCTGGACGACGGGCTGCGGGTGGTCGGCTCGCGCCGGGAGCGGCTGCGGCAGTTTCCCTCGCGGCTGGTCGTGCGGCGCTCCTGCGGCTGCGGGAGCTGA
- a CDS encoding response regulator transcription factor — MSSLLLLTNALQPSTEVLPALGLLLHSVRVAPAEGPALIDTPGADVILIDGRRDLPHVRSLCQLLRSTGPGCPLVLVVTEGGLAAVTADWGVDDVMLDTAGPAEVEARLRLAMGRQQITTDNGPMEIRNGDLSVDEATYSAKLKGRVLDLTFKEFELLKYLAQHPGRVFTRAQLLQEVWGYDYFGGTRTVDVHVRRLRAKLGPEHESLIGTVRNVGYRFVTPEKGERAAAEAKAKDGAARAAEDGGGDTAAGDGARKAPASASRPGAESGSAQPARR, encoded by the coding sequence GTGAGTTCGCTTCTGCTGCTGACCAACGCACTCCAGCCGTCGACGGAGGTGCTTCCGGCGCTCGGCCTGCTGCTGCACAGCGTCCGGGTCGCCCCCGCCGAGGGCCCGGCCCTGATCGACACCCCCGGGGCCGACGTCATACTGATCGACGGCCGCCGCGATCTTCCGCATGTGCGGTCCCTGTGCCAGCTGCTGCGGTCCACGGGCCCGGGCTGTCCGCTGGTGCTGGTGGTGACGGAGGGCGGGCTGGCCGCCGTGACCGCCGACTGGGGCGTCGACGACGTGATGCTCGACACGGCGGGCCCCGCCGAAGTGGAGGCGCGGCTGCGGCTGGCGATGGGCCGCCAGCAGATCACCACCGACAACGGCCCCATGGAGATCCGCAACGGTGATCTCTCGGTGGACGAGGCCACCTACAGCGCCAAGCTGAAGGGCCGCGTGCTGGACCTGACCTTCAAGGAGTTCGAGCTGCTGAAGTACCTGGCGCAGCACCCGGGCCGGGTCTTCACCCGCGCCCAGCTCCTCCAGGAGGTCTGGGGCTACGACTACTTCGGCGGCACCCGCACGGTCGACGTGCACGTCCGGCGGCTGCGCGCCAAGCTCGGTCCCGAGCACGAGTCGCTGATCGGCACGGTCCGCAACGTCGGCTACCGCTTCGTCACGCCGGAGAAGGGGGAGCGGGCGGCGGCCGAGGCCAAGGCCAAGGACGGCGCCGCGAGGGCGGCCGAGGACGGCGGCGGGGACACCGCCGCTGGTGACGGCGCTCGCAAGGCGCCCGCGAGCGCGTCCCGGCCGGGTGCCGAATCCGGGTCCGCACAGCCTGCCCGCCGGTAG